One segment of Anopheles stephensi strain Indian chromosome 3, UCI_ANSTEP_V1.0, whole genome shotgun sequence DNA contains the following:
- the LOC118513893 gene encoding protein Spindly: MEMPASSKQLQTENEELRQQLHVYRNKYEVANKTIIDLSEELEQMVAKSAEEKKHLRFNYEEQLKAQKSIIDQLKAKVEERIEVVPAIDSIPDVPTAISDPQQPQPSVEQDWENEEKRYVAEIELLQEQIVSTTNELQRTRWEMSKANDELQMAKEQIESKQADLLNEREIATELRTLLEAAQQQSALLSAELAGIRSGTSNENTKGNSLFGEVADQRSKVLKTFSTLKAAHLKLKQEHADCPRQIRELRDLIQQSERLYGQCLKLMKAAENDALITLREQNGELHEQLEKALGRVRYLEHEMATNSADWVNKLVLYYTEEMQKLELRLRTCQFRQREAMELRQDAVKDAWTWRLEAQRLRANNLNVDREGSSALLVCQDPAVAEKFEKQEESEVPDCEKENIGVLRAEPPSTTHSNEAESSDETCSTVPSAENTATIPPKAGGALQESKQQKNPEPDAATIRIVPWKCYKISDLKKIHYKELNQSDAENRTSNEDTNEEKPQ; encoded by the coding sequence ATGGAGATGCCAGCTTCTAGCAAACAACTCCAAACGGAGAATGAAGAGCTTCGCCAGCAGTTGCACGTCTACAGGAACAAGTATGAGGTAGCCAACAAAACCATCATCGATCTGTCGGAAGAGCTGGAACAGATGGTGGCCAAATCGGCTGAAGAGAAAAAGCATCTGCGCTTCAACTATGAAGAGCAGCTTAAAGCACAAAAATCCATCATAGATCAATTGAAGGCAAAGGTAGAGGAAAGGATTGAAGTTGTTCCAGCTATCGATTCTATTCCCGATGTACCGACCGCCATATCCGACCCCCAGCAACCCCAGCCAAGTGTGGAACAAGACTGGGAAAACGAGGAAAAACGATATGTGGCCGAAATCGAATTGCTCCAGGAACAGATCGTATCCACTACGAATGAACTCCAACGGACCAGGTGGGAAATGTCCAAAGCGAACGACGaactgcaaatggcgaaaGAACAGATTGAATCCAAGCAGGCCGATCTGCTCAACGAAAGGGAAATAGCAACCGAGCTGCGCACGTTGCTGGAAGCGGCCCAACAGCAGTCCGCGTTGCTATCGGCCGAGCTCGCCGGCATACGGTCCGGTACGAGCAATGAAAATACGAAAGGAAATTCTCTGTTCGGTGAGGTTGCCGATCAGCGCTCCAAGGTGCTGAAGACATTCTCCACGCTGAAGGCGGCTCACCTGAAGCTGAAACAGGAGCACGCCGATTGTCCGCGACAGATACGGGAGTTGCGCGATTTGATTCAGCAATCGGAAAGACTGTACGGACAGTGCCTGAAGCTGATGAAAGCGGCGGAGAATGATGCGCTGATAACGCTCCGAGAGCAAAACGGCGAACTACACGAGCAGCTTGAGAAGGCGTTGGGTCGCGTTCGCTATTTGGAACACGAGATGGCAACCAACAGTGCCGATTGGGTTAATAAGCTGGTGCTGTACTATACGGAAGAGATGCAGAAGTTGGAACTGAGGCTACGCACCTGTCAGTTTCGGCAACGGGAAGCGATGGAGTTGCGCCAGGATGCGGTCAAGGATGCGTGGACGTGGCGGCTAGAGGCACAGCGATTGAGGGCGAACAATTTGAACGTTGATCGGGAGGGTTCTTCTGCGTTGTTGGTGTGTCAGGACCCAGCTGTCGCTGAAAAGTTCGAAAAACAGGAAGAGAGTGAGGTGCCGGACTGCGAGAAGGAGAACATAGGCGTACTTCGTGCTGAACCACCCTCCACGACTCATAGCAATGAAGCTGAATCCAGCGATGAAACTTGCAGTACTGTTCCAAGTGCTGAAAATACAGCCACGATACCTCCGAAAGCTGGTGGCGCTCTGCAGGAGtctaaacaacaaaaaaacccggaaCCGGATGCAGCCACCATTAGGATTGTACCCTGGAAATGCTACAAAATCAGTGACCTGAAGAAGATTCACTACAAGGAGCTGAACCAATCCGATGCTGAAAACCGAACAAGTAACGAGGACACGAATGAGGAAAAGCCACAATGA